The segment CGGCGTGGTGCAGGTCGTCGTACGCGACGAGGCCGTCGCGCACAGCCTCCGCAGCGAGTTCTGCCTGAAGGTCGTCGGCGAGGTCGTCGCGCGCAAGGAGGGCAACGAGAACCCCAACCTCGCCACCGGCGAGATCGAGGTCGTCGCGACCGAGGTCGAGGTGCTCTCGGCCTCCGACCCGCTCCCGTTCCCCGTCGACGACGCGTCCGGCCACAAGGGTGGCGAGGTCGGCGAGGAGGCCCGCCTCAAGCACCGCTACCTCGACCTGCGCCGCTCCGGCCCCAACGCCGCCCTCCGCCTGCGCAGCAAGATCAACAAGGCCGCCCGCGACGTGCTCGACGACCGCGACTTCGTCGAGGTCGAGACGCCCACGCTGACCCGATCCACGCCCGAGGGCGCCCGCGACTTCCTGGTGCCGGCACGCCTGGCCCCGGGCAGCTGGTACGCCCTGCCGCAGAGCCCGCAGCTGTTCAAGCAGCTGCTCATGGTCGGCGGCATGGAGCGCTACTACCAGATCGCGCGCTGCTACCGCGACGAGGACTTCCGCGCCGACCGGCAGCCGGAGTTCACCCAGCTCGACATCGAGATGAGCTTCGTGGACCAGGAGGACGTCATCACGCTGATGGAGGACGTCCTGGAGGCCATGTGGGCCCAGGCCGGCCACACCATCCAGCGCCCGCTGCCGCGGATGACGTACGCCGACGCGATGGCGAGGTACGGATCCGACAAGCCCGACCTCCGGATGGGCCTGGAGCTCGTCGAGTGCACCGACTACTTCAAGGACACCACGTTCCGGGTGTTCCAGGCCGACTACGTCGGCGCGGTCGTGATGCCGGGCGGCGGCAGCCAGCCGCGTCGCCAGTTCGACGCCTGGCAGGACTGGGCCAAGCAGCGCGGCGCCAAGGGCCTGGCGTACGTCACGATCGCCGAGGACGGCGAGCTCGGCGGCCCGGTGGCGAAGAACCTCACCGACGCCGAGCGCGAGGGCCTCGCGGCCCACGTCGGGGCCGCGCCGGGCGACTGCATCTTCTTCGCGGCCGGACCCGCCAAGAGCAGCCGCGCGCTGCTCGGCGCCGCCCGCCTCGAGATCGGTCGCCGCGGTGACATGCTCGACGACTCGACATTCGCCTTCACCTGGGTCGTCGACGCCCCGCTCTTCGAGCCGAGCTCCGACGCGGTCGCCAGCGGCGACGTCGCCGTCGGCGCGGGCGCCTGGACGGCGGTGCACCACGCCTTCACCAGCCCCAAGCCCGAGTTCCTCGACACCTTCGACACCGACCCCGGCAGCGCGCTGGCCTACGCCTACGACATCGTCTGCAACGGCAACGAGCTCGGTGGCGGGTCCATCCGTATCCACCGCGGTGACATCCAGAAGCGCGTGTTCGCGGTGATGGGGCTGTCCGAGGACGAGGCGCAGGAGAAGTTCGGCTTCCTGCTCGACGCCTTCAAGTTCGGTGCGCCCCCGCACGGCGGCATCGCCGTCGGCATGGACCGCATCGTGGCGCTCCTCGCGGGCACCGACTCCATCCGTGACGTGATCGCATTCCCCAAGTCCGGAGGCGGGTACGACCCCCTCACGGCTGCGCCTGCCCCCATCACGGCCGAGCAGCGCAAGGAAGCCGGTGTCGACGCCACGCCCGCGAAGGACGTCCCGTCCGCTGAGTGAACTTCCGCAGGTTTGCCCGCGCCGCTGGGCGAACGCGTCGTAACGGGATCGTTACCCGTCGGTGATCGTTCACGCGTCGCAGGTCACATAGAGTCCCGTTCGGCGCGGTCCCCGGAGGGACCGCAGACACCACCGGACCCGAACTCGATGGGGAGAGAATGTCGGCACAAGCGACGGGGCCTGAGACCCTGGGCTCGCTCAGCGACGAACCGGAGATCAACGACCCGAACAGCAAGCAGGCCAAGGAGATCTCCGGCAAGTCGCCGATGCAGATCGCGTTCGGCCGGCTGCGGCGCGACAAGATCGCCATCACCTGCGCGATCGTCGTCCTCTTCTTCCTGGTGGTCGCGGTCTTCGCGGACCTGATCGCCAAGGCGTTCGGCGTGACCCTCGACACGGTCACCGCGTGTGAGGTCCTGGAGTGCAACTTCGCCGAGCCGGGCGTCGGCTATCCCAAGTCGGGCCCGCCGTTCTACCCGTTCGACCCGGAGCACCCGTTCGGCATCGCGCCGCGCACCGGCGCGGACAACCTGGCCCACTGGATCTACGGCTGCCGCACCTCGCTGATGATCGCCGGCGCAGCGACGCTGTTCGCCTCGGTGGTCGGCATCGTGATCGGCCTGGTGGCGGGCTTCGCCGGCGGGGTCGTCGACAGGATCCTGTCCTTCATCATCGACTTCTTCCTCACGATCCCGTTCCTGCTCGCTGCGCTGACCATCTCGCCGATCATCATCGACCGATTCGGCACCAGCGACAGCTACGAGACCATCCAGATCGGCTCGCTCATCCTGATCCTGTCGATGTTCGGCTGGATGACGGTGGCGCGCCTGATCCGCGGCGAGGTTCTCTCCCTGCGCGAGCGTGAGTTCATCCACGCCGCCCGGGTGCTGGGCATGCCCACCCGGCGCATCCTGTTCCGCGAGCTCCTGCCCAACCTCACGGCGCCGATCGTCATCAGCATCTCGCTGATGCTGCCCGCGTTCGTGGCGGCAGAGGCCGGCCTGGCGTTCCTCGGCATCGGCGTCACCGGCAGCGCCTCGTGGGGCCAGACCATCGCCAACGCGGTTCCCTACTGGAGCAACTACCCGCTCTACCTGTGGGAGCCCCTGATCGGCGTCGTGGCCCTCGTGCTCGCGCTGAACCTCCTGGGCGACGCGGTTCGAGACGCGTTCGACCCGAAGACCCGCCGCTGAGGCGGAGATCCTCAACAGACGTCACCCGGGCGTTTCCGGTGTGCGAACAACAACGAAAGGCTGGACAATGAGACGGACCAAGGCGGCGGCAGCACTCGCCACCAGTGCCGCGCTCGTGACCCTTGCTGCCTGTGGTGGCGGCGGCGGGAACGACGACGAGACCGGTAGCGGCAGCAGCGGCGACGGCTTCCAGGATGCTTCGGAGACCATCGCCAAGGACGCAGAGCGCCAGGGCCCTGCGGCTGAGGTCGAGGGCGCTTCGGCCGGCGGCACCATCACGGTGTACCTGCCGGACGACCCGGGCCCCGAGGACCTCGACCCGACCAACGGCTGGTCGGTGACGGGCAACTCGATCCAGCAGGCGCTGACGCACCGGTCGCTGACCCAGTACGCCCGCGACACCGAGACCGGCGAGATGATCCTCGTCCCGGACCTGGCGACCGACCTGGGTAGCCCCAACGAGGACTTCACCGAGTGGACCTTCGAGATCCGCGAGGACGCGACGTGGGAGGACGGCAAGCCGATCACCGCTGAGGAGGTTGCCTGGGGCATCGAGCGTTCGCTCGACTCCGAGGCCTTCCCGTCGGGTCCCGGCACCGAGTACTCCACGCACTACTTCCTCGACGCCGACAAGTACAAGGGTCCTTACACCGACAAGGGCAAGGACTACGAGGGCATCTCGTTCGACGAGGCCGCCCGCACGGTGACCATCAAGATGTCCATGCCGTTCCCGGACATGGACTACTGGGGCGCCTTCATGGCGATGGGCCCGTCGCCTCTCGGCAAGGTCTCCGACCCGCCGGAGTACGGTCGCAGCCCGCTGTCGACCGGCCCCTACAAGGTTGAGTCGTTCCGCCCGAGCGAGGAGCTCGTGCTCGTCAAGAACGACGCCTGGGTCGCCGACTCCGACCCGGCCCGTCACCAGTACGCCGACAAGTGGATCTTCAAGTTCGCTGCTGACCCGACCCAGACCGACGAGCTGATGCTCAGCGGCAACACCGAGTCGCAGACGGCCCTCTCGGCCAGCATCACCGCCGAGAACTACGCCAAGTTCAACCAGGACCTTGGCGACCGGCTCGTCCAGCAGTCGGCGCAGTGCACCAGCTTCTGGGCGCCCGACTACGCGAAGACCACGCCGGAGATCCGCAAGGCCCTGGCGTACGCCTACCCGTACGAGAGCGTGTGGCAGGCCTCCGGTGAGGTGCCCGGCGTGACCCGTGTCCCGGCGAACTCGGTCATGCCTCCCGGCATGGCGGGCAAGTCCGACTACCAGGTCGACGGTGAGCAGATCACCTACCAGCCCGAGAAGGCGAAGGAGCTCCTGGCCGAGGCTGGCGAGGAGGGCTACGAGATCCACATGGCCTACAACACCGGCTCGCCGACCACCGAGGCTGCTCAGAAGCAGATCGAGAAGGGTCTCACCGACTCCGGCTTCAAGGTCACGTCCTACCCCGTGCCGATCGAGACCTCGCTCTACACGATCTGGACCGACCCGGACAACAAGATCAACAAGAAGCTCAACCTGCGCGGCGTCAACTGGTGCTCGGACTGGCCGTCCGGCGCCACGATGATCCCGGCTCTGCTCCGCACCGGCGCCACCTACAACACGGCGCAGTTCTCCGAGGAGTCCATGGACGCCAAGATGGACGAGATCGGAACCATGGAGCTCGAGGCGCAGCCCGATGCCTGGGGTGCCCTGGACGAGCAGATCGCGACCGAGTTCTACCCGATCATCCCGACCGCGTTCCGCAACGACCTCTTCGCCTTCGGCGAGAAGATCGGGAACCCGACCGGTGACGGTGCCCTCGGCGCGCCGAACTACAAGGATCTCTTCGTCTCTCAGTGATCCTGGGGTCGACTGATTGAGTCGATCCTGCTCCACTCGGTGTGGGGGCCCCGTGAACCGGGGCCCCCACACCACCGTGTGTCGGCCATGCCGGCAGCTGCTCACAACCTCGGAGGGAAATCCTCGTGTTCGCCTATGTCGTCAAGCGCCTGCTCTCGGGCGTGGTCGTCCTGTTCCTCATCTCGATGAGCGTGTTCCTGCTCTTCTGGTACGGACCGTCCGAGCCCGCGCAGACGATCTGCGACAACGACACCAGCAACCGCTGCACACCCGCGCGGCTCGAGGTGTTCCGCGAGAACCTCGGCTTCAACAACCCGTGGTACGAGGAGTACGGCAAGTTCATGAAGGGTGTCGTGGCCGGGCGCGAGATCCAGTTCGGCAGCACCACCAAGTTCGACTGCCCGGCCCCGTGCCTGGGCTACTCCTACCGGACCAAGGCCCCGGTGTTCGAGGAGATGAAGGACCGGATGCCCGCCACGTTCTCCGTGGCCATCGGCGGCGCGTTCCTCTACCTGACCCTCGGCATCCCCATCGGCGTCGCCGCGGCCCGAAGACGGGGGACAATGGCCGACAAGGCGCTCGTGTCGAGCTTCCTGGTCATCTCCTCCATTCCTTACTACCTGTTCGCCCTGCTGACATGGTTGTTCCTGACCATCAGCTGGGAGATACCCCTCTTCTCCGACACGGGGTACTTCCCGATAACCGAGAACCCAGCGAAGTGGTTCAGCGGGATGGCTCTCGCCTGGCTGGCCCTGGGCGCCTTCGGATGCACCTCCTACACCCGCTACTCCCGCGGGTCGATGGTCGAGGTGCTGAACGAGGACTACATCCGCACGGCGAAGGCCAAGGGGCTGCGGGACAACACCGTGGTCTACAAGCACGGCTTGCGGGCCGCGCTGGTGCCCGTCATCACGATCTTCGGAATCGACTTCGGCACCCTGCTCGCGGGTACGATCTTCACCGAGACGATCTTCGACATCGACGGCATCGGGCTGTGGAGCCTGCAGGCGGTCGCCCAGCGTGACCTGCCCGTGGTGGCTGCCACCGCCCTGTTCGCGGCCGCGGTCCTGATCATCTCCAACATCGTCGTCGACGTCATCTACAGCGTTCTCGATCCCCGAGTGAGGCTCTCTTGACCATCACGTCCCCCTCCTCCGCTTCGTCGTCCACCGACGTCGACGGGCCCTTCCTCCAGGTGGAGGACCTCACGGTGACGTTCCCGACCCAGGACGGGCCCGTCCAGGCCGTGAAGGGGCTGAGCTACTCCGTCGAGCTCGGCAAGACGCTCGGCATCGTCGGGGAGTCCGGCTCCGGCAAGTCGGTCTCCAGCATGGCCGTGATGGGCCTGCACGACGCGAGGTCGAGC is part of the Nocardioides cavernae genome and harbors:
- the aspS gene encoding aspartate--tRNA ligase, which translates into the protein MIRTHDAGALRAEHVGQTVTLAGWVARRRDHGGVAFLDLRERSGVVQVVVRDEAVAHSLRSEFCLKVVGEVVARKEGNENPNLATGEIEVVATEVEVLSASDPLPFPVDDASGHKGGEVGEEARLKHRYLDLRRSGPNAALRLRSKINKAARDVLDDRDFVEVETPTLTRSTPEGARDFLVPARLAPGSWYALPQSPQLFKQLLMVGGMERYYQIARCYRDEDFRADRQPEFTQLDIEMSFVDQEDVITLMEDVLEAMWAQAGHTIQRPLPRMTYADAMARYGSDKPDLRMGLELVECTDYFKDTTFRVFQADYVGAVVMPGGGSQPRRQFDAWQDWAKQRGAKGLAYVTIAEDGELGGPVAKNLTDAEREGLAAHVGAAPGDCIFFAAGPAKSSRALLGAARLEIGRRGDMLDDSTFAFTWVVDAPLFEPSSDAVASGDVAVGAGAWTAVHHAFTSPKPEFLDTFDTDPGSALAYAYDIVCNGNELGGGSIRIHRGDIQKRVFAVMGLSEDEAQEKFGFLLDAFKFGAPPHGGIAVGMDRIVALLAGTDSIRDVIAFPKSGGGYDPLTAAPAPITAEQRKEAGVDATPAKDVPSAE
- a CDS encoding ABC transporter permease, translating into MSAQATGPETLGSLSDEPEINDPNSKQAKEISGKSPMQIAFGRLRRDKIAITCAIVVLFFLVVAVFADLIAKAFGVTLDTVTACEVLECNFAEPGVGYPKSGPPFYPFDPEHPFGIAPRTGADNLAHWIYGCRTSLMIAGAATLFASVVGIVIGLVAGFAGGVVDRILSFIIDFFLTIPFLLAALTISPIIIDRFGTSDSYETIQIGSLILILSMFGWMTVARLIRGEVLSLREREFIHAARVLGMPTRRILFRELLPNLTAPIVISISLMLPAFVAAEAGLAFLGIGVTGSASWGQTIANAVPYWSNYPLYLWEPLIGVVALVLALNLLGDAVRDAFDPKTRR
- a CDS encoding ABC transporter substrate-binding protein, which encodes MRRTKAAAALATSAALVTLAACGGGGGNDDETGSGSSGDGFQDASETIAKDAERQGPAAEVEGASAGGTITVYLPDDPGPEDLDPTNGWSVTGNSIQQALTHRSLTQYARDTETGEMILVPDLATDLGSPNEDFTEWTFEIREDATWEDGKPITAEEVAWGIERSLDSEAFPSGPGTEYSTHYFLDADKYKGPYTDKGKDYEGISFDEAARTVTIKMSMPFPDMDYWGAFMAMGPSPLGKVSDPPEYGRSPLSTGPYKVESFRPSEELVLVKNDAWVADSDPARHQYADKWIFKFAADPTQTDELMLSGNTESQTALSASITAENYAKFNQDLGDRLVQQSAQCTSFWAPDYAKTTPEIRKALAYAYPYESVWQASGEVPGVTRVPANSVMPPGMAGKSDYQVDGEQITYQPEKAKELLAEAGEEGYEIHMAYNTGSPTTEAAQKQIEKGLTDSGFKVTSYPVPIETSLYTIWTDPDNKINKKLNLRGVNWCSDWPSGATMIPALLRTGATYNTAQFSEESMDAKMDEIGTMELEAQPDAWGALDEQIATEFYPIIPTAFRNDLFAFGEKIGNPTGDGALGAPNYKDLFVSQ
- a CDS encoding ABC transporter permease, whose amino-acid sequence is MFAYVVKRLLSGVVVLFLISMSVFLLFWYGPSEPAQTICDNDTSNRCTPARLEVFRENLGFNNPWYEEYGKFMKGVVAGREIQFGSTTKFDCPAPCLGYSYRTKAPVFEEMKDRMPATFSVAIGGAFLYLTLGIPIGVAAARRRGTMADKALVSSFLVISSIPYYLFALLTWLFLTISWEIPLFSDTGYFPITENPAKWFSGMALAWLALGAFGCTSYTRYSRGSMVEVLNEDYIRTAKAKGLRDNTVVYKHGLRAALVPVITIFGIDFGTLLAGTIFTETIFDIDGIGLWSLQAVAQRDLPVVAATALFAAAVLIISNIVVDVIYSVLDPRVRLS